A window from Malus sylvestris mitochondrion, complete genome encodes these proteins:
- the nad4 gene encoding NADH dehydrogenase subunit 4, with the protein MLEHFCECYSDLSGLILCPVLGSITPLFIPNSRIRPIRLIGLCASLITFLYPPVPRIQFDPSTAKSQFVESLRWLPYENINFYLGIDGISLFFVILTTFLIPICISVGWSGMRSYGKEYITASLIREFLMIAVFRMLDPLLFYVLPESVLIPMFIIIGVWGSRQRKIKAAYQFFLYTLLGSVFMLLAILLILLQTGTTDLQILLTTEFSERRQIFLWIASFASFAVKVPMVPVHIWLPEAHVEAPTAGSVILAGIPLKLGTYGFLRFSIPMFPEATLCSTPFIYTSSAIAIIYTSLTTSRQIDLKKIIAYSSVAHMNLVTIGMFSPNIQGIGGSILPMLSHGLVPSALFLCVGVLYDRHKTRLVRYYGGSVSTMPNLSTISFSSTLANMSSPGTSSFIGEFPILVGAFQRNSLVATLAALGMILGAAYSLWLYNRLVSGNLKADFLHKFSDPNGREVSIFIPFLVGVVRMGVHPKVFPDCMHTSVSNLVQHGKFH; encoded by the exons ATGTTAGAACATTTCTGTGAATGCTATTCTGATCTAAGTGGTCTTATTCTATGTCCCGTGCTAGGAAGCATTACTCCTCTTTTCATTCCAAATTCAAGAATACGACCGATACGATTAATTGGTCTGTGTGCCTCTCTTATTACTTTTTTGTATCCCCCTGTTCCTCGGATACAATTTGATCCTTCTACGGCCAAATCTCAATTTGTGGAAAGCCTTCGATGGCTTCCTTATGAAAACATCAATTTTTATTTGGGTATAGACGGTATCTCTTTATTCTTCGTGATATTGACCACATTTCTGATCCCTATTTGCATTTCAGTGGGTTGGTCTGGTATGAGAAGTTATGGGAAAGAGTATATTACAGCATCTCTAATTCGTGAATTTCTAATGATCGCCGTGTTCCGCATGCTGGATCCTTTACTATTCTATGTTCTTCCCGAAAGCGTGCTAATCCCTATGTT CATTATTATAGGGGTATGGGGTTCGAGACAAAGAAAGATCAAGGCAGCATATCAGTTTTTCCTTTATACTTTACTTGGATCTGTTTTTATGCTATTAGCTATTCTGTTGATTCTTCTCCAAACAGGAACCACCGATTTACAAATATTATTAACCACAGAATTTAGTGAGCGGCGCCAAATCTTTCTATGGATTGCTTCTTTCGCCTCTTTCGCCGTCAAAGTACCTATGGTACCAGTTCATATTTGGTTACCCGAAGCTCATGTAGAGGCACCTACGGCAGGATCCGTCATCTTGGCAGGAATTCCTTTAAAATTGGGAACCTACGGGTTTTTAAGATTTTCAATACCCATGTTTCCCGAAGCGACACTTTGTTCCACTCCTTTCATTTATACTTCAAGCGCGATTGCTATAATATATACTTCCTTGACCACTTCAAGACAGATCGATCTTAAGAAGATCATTGCTTACTCCTCAGTAGCCCATATGAATCTGGTGACTATTGGTATGTTTAGTC CGAACATACAGGGAATTGGAGGTAGCATTCTACCGATGTTAAGTCATGGACTGGTTCCTTCAGCCCTTTTTCTATGTGTTGGTGTTCTATATGACCGACATAAGACTCGACTTGTTAGATATTACGGAGGTTCAGTGAGCACCATGCCGAATCTCTCTACCATTTCCTTCTCTTCCACTTTGGCCAATATGAGTTCACCCGGTACTAGCAGCTTTATCGGGGAATTTCCCATCTTAGTAGGAGCTTTCCAAAGAAATAGCTTAGTAGCCACATTAGCAGCGCTTGGGATGATTTTAGGCGCGGCGTATTCCCTTTGGCTATATAATCGTTTGGTTTCTGGAAATTTAAAAGCCGATTTCCTCCATAAATTCTCCGATCCAAATGGCAGAGAAGTTTCTATATTTATACCCTTTCTTGTTGGAG TTGTTCGGATGGGTGTTCACCCCAAAGTGTTCCCGGATTGCATGCATACATCCGTAAGTAACTTAGTGCAACACGGCAAATTTCATTGA